A region from the Triticum aestivum cultivar Chinese Spring chromosome 3D, IWGSC CS RefSeq v2.1, whole genome shotgun sequence genome encodes:
- the LOC123077585 gene encoding uncharacterized protein: protein MGSPPATESIAADSKLQPSPVDAQGRHSGGRGDPSSGNSSSGSFLHLNNYTGNSGTAASTPFPPVEHTGAFDGSGVVTIDLENSVQVFNTIKRKVQKRSGHLYIGLDLEYCASSATDLDHRPFCPNDWYEYLKKYVNEGALVQIGPALAFEGPVPSPVEAYQVNVHIDVQSGGYHPSAVDFLESQGHKLAEYRDRGVMPEWLFADVLSHLPFGDDSVTWITFHGDRDVGFLLRLLIAGGRGTLPSDKLTFLHVFRDKFPLFYDVKVLAQLVQPRFAGKLTKLTKLLGVQRQGEEHFAGSDALLTLGYFNKIVEISAKTNIVSRMGLLSGLEELELSMTCGKSVNDSGINVLKVTAHNYDEEAARISDLVGNNFQFVAMQVLLPASQDILGTSAGAQSSYERVKKVLDSVDRFDLLIAFMNAEGVLGHGRVWQFSFNLRLDGADQDAYVCPRRLACVLASSGVTHRPNTVWVTVHGAYGIACLLKAFLSPVDLPHAYRDFIISRAACFPCLYDIGLLANSARDLALLPTGCNGGLGHISSALGVLEDPCEVVTLLRTFNAFQARPDFQSFVPGGLMERCCPACLNMQ from the exons ATGGGCTCTCCCCCCGCTACCGAGAGCATTGCAGCAGACTCAAAACTGCAGCCATCTCCAGTTGACGCGCAGGGCAGGCACAGCGGAGGGCGTGG CGACCCAAGCAGCGGCAACTCCAGCAGCGGCTCCTTCCTCCACCTCAACAACTACACTGGGAACTCAGGCACGGCAGCCAGCACGCCCTTCCCCCCCGTCGAGCATACCGGAGCCTTCGACGGTTCGGGAGTGGTCACCATTGACCTCGAGAATTCTGTGCAAGTCTTCAACACCATCAAGCGCAAGGTGCAGAAGAGGAGCGGCCACCTCTACATCGGCCTTGACCTCGAGTACTGCGCAAGCTCCGCCACTGACCTGGACCATCGCCCGTTCTGCCCCAACGACTGGTATGAGTACCTGAAGAAGTATGTCAACGAAGGTGCGCTTGTCCAAATTGGTCCTGCTCTAGCGTTCGAGGGTCCGGTACCATCTCCTGTGGAGGCATACCAGGTGAATGTGCATATTGATGTCCAATCCGGTGGATATCACCCATCTGCAGTCGATTTCCTGGAGAGCCAGGGGCACAAGTTGGCAGAGTATAGGGACAGGGGCGTGATGCCAGAGTGGCTATTTGCAGATGTGCTTAGCCACTTGCCCTTCGGTGATGATTCTGTAACCTGGATCACCTTTCATGGAGACAGGGATGTGGGGTTCCTTCTCAGGTTGCTTATTGCCGGAGGCAGAGGAACATTGCCCTCAGACAAGCTCACATTTCTACATGTGTTTCGTGACAAATTTCCATTGTTCTACGATGTCAAGGTGCTTGCTCAGCTAGTGCAGCCAAGGTTTGCTGGCAAGCTAACCAAGTTGACAAAGTTGCTTGGTGTACAGAGGCAAGGAGAGGAACACTTTGCAGGGTCCGACGCTCTGCTGACACTTGGCTACTTCAACAAGATTGTGGAGATCTCGGCCAAGACTAACATAGTGTCCAGAATGGGTTTGCTATCTGGTCTGGAGGAGCTAGAGCTTTCCATGACTTGCGGGAAATCAGTGAACGATTCTGGCATCAATGTCTTAAAGGTTACGGCGCATAACTACGATGAGGAGGCAGCACGGATCTCTGACCTTGTGGGGAACAATTTTCAGTTCGTCGCAATGCAG GTACTCTTACCAGCGTCTCAAGACATCCTAGGTACCTCTGCTGGAGCTCAGTCCAGCTATGAGAGAGTGAAGAAAGTGCTGGATAGTGTTGACAGGTTTGATCTGCTCATAGCGTTCATGAACGCTGAAGGGGTCTTGGGGCATGGGCGGGTGTGGCAATTCAGCTTCAATCTGAGGCTGGATGGTGCTGATCAAGATGCATACGTGTGTCCCCGTCGGCTGGCTTGCGTTTTAGCTTCTTCTGGAGTGACCCACCGCCCCAATACGGTCTGGGTCACAGTACATGGGGCGTATGGCATTGCCTGCCTTCTCAAGGCTTTTCTTTCCCCAGTTGACCTTCCTCACGCCTACAGAGATTTTATCATCAGCCGTGCTGCTTGTTTTCCATGCCTTTATGACATTGGCTTGCTTGCCAATTCAGCACGAGACTTGGCGCTTCTGCCTACAGGATGTAACGGTGGACTGGGCCACATATCCAGTGCGCTTGGTGTCCTCGAGGATCCCTGTGAGGTGGTAACTCTCCTACGAACCTTCAATGCATTCCAAGCAAGACCAGATTTCCAGAGCTTTGTGCCCGGTGGGCTCATGGAGCGATGCTGCCCTGCATGCCTGAACATGCAGTGA